The following are from one region of the Georgenia sp. M64 genome:
- a CDS encoding DUF3618 domain-containing protein — protein MTSNDPDQIRADIERTRADLSQNVDALGDKMSPGQIAHRQGEKVKDAVTGVKEKVFGAADDASTSVGDRASGLSDSAHHVAGSAKAAPGQVKAKAEGNPLAAGVIAFGVGLLASSLIPSTRKERELATQAKESDAVQGVTEGAKGLAKEMGENLREPAKEAAEQVKGTATEGAQQVKATATEGAQDVKATATEGAQEVKGEAAHQKDAVTGHAQDSAGTVRGY, from the coding sequence ATGACCAGCAACGACCCCGACCAGATCCGCGCCGATATCGAGCGGACCCGCGCCGACCTCTCGCAGAACGTCGACGCGCTCGGCGACAAGATGAGCCCCGGCCAGATCGCGCACCGCCAGGGCGAGAAGGTCAAGGACGCCGTGACCGGCGTCAAGGAGAAGGTCTTCGGCGCCGCCGACGACGCCTCCACCTCCGTCGGCGACCGGGCGAGCGGCCTGTCCGACAGCGCCCACCACGTCGCCGGCTCCGCCAAGGCTGCCCCCGGGCAGGTCAAGGCGAAGGCGGAGGGCAACCCCCTCGCCGCCGGTGTCATCGCCTTCGGCGTGGGGCTGCTGGCCTCCTCGCTCATCCCCTCGACCCGCAAGGAGCGCGAGCTCGCCACGCAGGCCAAGGAGAGCGACGCGGTCCAGGGCGTCACCGAGGGGGCGAAGGGCCTGGCCAAGGAGATGGGCGAGAACCTCCGTGAGCCCGCCAAGGAGGCGGCCGAGCAGGTCAAGGGCACGGCCACCGAGGGCGCCCAGCAGGTGAAGGCGACCGCGACCGAGGGGGCCCAGGACGTCAAGGCCACCGCGACCGAGGGCGCACAGGAGGTCAAGGGTGAGGCAGCCCACCAGAAGGATGCCGTCACCGGTCACGCGCAGGACTCCGCGGGCACCGTCCGCGGGTACTGA
- a CDS encoding Na+/H+ antiporter subunit D — translation MSWLVALPVVLPLIGAGFALALARHPKVQVVVSVSTLTVVLGVAVALLVEVNDGPVVLDVGSWAAPVGIALVGDRLAALLLVVSVAVTLGVLLYSLAQGIADGDEGAPVAIYHPTFLVLSAGVSNAFLAGDLFNLYVGFEILLASSFVLITLSGTRERIRAGTIYVVVSLVSSMVFLTAIALVYAAVGTVNLAQLAIRLPEIEPGTQTVLQLMLLVAFGIKAAIFPLSAWLPDSYPTAPAPVTAVFAGLLTKVGVYAVIRTQVLLFPGGHVDDLLKWAALATMIVGILGAVAQEDIKRLLSFTLVSHIGFMIWGIATSSEAGLSAAIFYVTHHITVQTSLFLIAGLIERRGGTTSLVRLGSLAKVAPLLAVLYFVPAMNLAGIPPMTGFLGKAGLVQAAAAEGGSMSYALIAGGLVTSLLTLYAITKAWNMAFWQEAPEPLPETTTPRGMVLPAAGMVVFSLVLAVMAGPLYGYTDRAAADLRARTPYITAVLPDFERGTGESSDVAQEGERREDAEEETEDTDPAPLPTATDGGDGS, via the coding sequence ATGAGCTGGCTCGTCGCCCTGCCGGTGGTCCTGCCCCTCATCGGGGCCGGCTTCGCGCTGGCCCTGGCCCGTCACCCCAAGGTCCAGGTCGTCGTCTCCGTCTCCACCCTCACCGTCGTCCTGGGCGTCGCCGTCGCGCTGCTCGTGGAGGTCAACGACGGTCCCGTGGTGCTCGACGTCGGGAGCTGGGCGGCCCCGGTGGGCATCGCGCTGGTGGGCGACCGGCTGGCCGCCCTGCTCCTGGTGGTCTCGGTCGCGGTCACCCTCGGGGTGCTCCTGTACTCCCTCGCGCAGGGCATCGCCGACGGTGACGAGGGCGCCCCGGTGGCGATCTACCACCCGACCTTCCTGGTCCTGTCGGCCGGGGTCTCCAACGCCTTCCTTGCCGGCGACCTGTTCAACCTCTACGTCGGCTTCGAGATCCTCCTCGCGTCGAGCTTCGTGCTCATCACCCTCTCGGGCACGCGTGAGCGGATCCGCGCCGGGACGATCTACGTCGTCGTCTCGCTGGTGAGCTCGATGGTCTTCCTCACCGCGATCGCGCTCGTCTACGCCGCGGTGGGCACCGTCAACCTCGCCCAGCTGGCCATCCGTCTGCCCGAGATCGAGCCCGGGACCCAGACGGTCCTGCAGCTCATGCTCCTCGTCGCGTTCGGGATCAAGGCCGCGATCTTCCCGCTCTCCGCCTGGTTGCCGGACTCCTACCCCACGGCCCCGGCGCCGGTCACCGCGGTGTTCGCCGGCCTGCTCACCAAGGTCGGCGTCTACGCGGTCATCCGCACCCAGGTGCTCCTCTTCCCCGGCGGCCACGTGGACGACCTGCTCAAGTGGGCGGCGCTGGCCACGATGATCGTGGGCATCCTCGGCGCCGTGGCGCAGGAGGACATCAAGCGTCTGCTCTCCTTCACCCTCGTCTCCCACATCGGGTTCATGATCTGGGGGATCGCGACCAGCAGCGAGGCGGGCCTGTCGGCGGCGATCTTCTACGTCACCCACCACATCACCGTCCAGACCTCGCTCTTTCTCATCGCCGGGCTCATCGAGCGTCGCGGCGGCACCACATCCCTGGTGCGCCTGGGCTCCCTGGCGAAGGTCGCCCCGCTCCTGGCGGTGCTGTACTTCGTCCCCGCGATGAACCTCGCCGGGATCCCCCCGATGACGGGGTTCCTCGGCAAGGCCGGCCTCGTCCAGGCCGCCGCGGCCGAGGGCGGCAGCATGTCCTACGCGCTCATCGCCGGCGGTCTGGTCACCTCGCTCCTCACCCTCTACGCGATCACCAAGGCGTGGAACATGGCGTTCTGGCAGGAGGCCCCCGAGCCGCTGCCCGAGACCACCACGCCGCGCGGGATGGTCCTCCCGGCGGCCGGCATGGTCGTCTTCTCCCTCGTCCTGGCCGTCATGGCCGGCCCGTTGTACGGCTACACCGACCGCGCCGCGGCCGACCTGCGGGCGCGCACCCCGTACATCACCGCCGTCCTCCCGGACTTCGAGCGCGGCACGGGCGAGTCCTCGGACGTGGCCCAGGAGGGTGAGCGGCGCGAGGACGCCGAGGAGGAGACCGAGGACACCGACCCCGCGCCGCTGCCGACCGCGACGGACGGGGGTGACGGCTCGTGA
- a CDS encoding (Fe-S)-binding protein, with the protein MLQTISLVVVVLATVAGVAVFARGAAVIVRQVRVGRPAPGRLSPAGRRARTLVREVLGHGHFRQRPAVRAAHWLVMVSFPLLFLTLVTGYGQVVDPAFALPLLGHLPPWEWLVEAFAWLGLAGILLLVGVRLRRRPRAGEPLPERRRSRFFGSTRWQAYFVEAVIAVVIVCVLALRVLEYAYYAGEPGLAHLATPLHFPLTAWLGEPLVGAGQAALADAITVVSAVKIVVSMSWMVVIGLQPSMGVAWHRFLAVVNVYARREPDGGPALGPAQPLLVGGAPLDVTALDDLPEDVTLGVGHVEEFTWKGLLDFSTCTECGRCQDQCPAWNTGKPLSPKLFTLALRDHATAAAPFLRAAATARPATPDAAPTAASPEEIGAAALAGRDGFRPHSGDVLGALTEAGATGPGGVSPVPSDLVPDVIDPDVLWACTTCGACVHQCPVDIEHVDHILDLRRHEVLMASAFPAELGGMFRKLESKGNPWGLAPRKRLEWAKGLPFDVPVVGADVESAAEVDYLFWVGCAGAFEDRARRTTRAVAELLHTAGVSFAVLGDGETCTGDPARRSGNELLFQMLAAQNVETLEEAGARRIVVTCAHCFNTLAREYPQLGGRYEVVHHTQLLDRLVREGRLTPVPPAAGEASRTVTYHDPCYLGRHNQVYAPPRELLGAVPGLSLTEMPRSGETAMCCGGGGGRVWMEETVGTRISSARAGEAAATGATAVATACPFCTTMLSDGAAANGDDVEVLDVAQLLLAAVRRGDPAPAD; encoded by the coding sequence TTGCTGCAGACGATCTCCCTCGTGGTCGTGGTGCTCGCCACGGTGGCCGGTGTGGCGGTCTTCGCCCGCGGCGCCGCGGTGATCGTGCGTCAGGTCCGGGTCGGACGGCCCGCTCCCGGGCGGCTGTCCCCCGCCGGGCGGCGGGCGCGGACCCTCGTGCGCGAGGTGCTCGGGCACGGCCACTTCCGCCAGCGCCCCGCCGTCCGGGCGGCGCACTGGCTGGTGATGGTGTCCTTCCCGCTGCTGTTCCTCACCCTCGTCACCGGCTACGGCCAGGTGGTGGACCCCGCGTTCGCCCTGCCGCTGCTGGGCCACCTCCCGCCGTGGGAGTGGCTGGTCGAGGCCTTCGCGTGGCTCGGTCTGGCCGGGATCCTGCTGCTGGTGGGCGTACGCCTGCGCCGCCGCCCGCGCGCGGGAGAGCCCCTGCCCGAGCGCCGGCGCTCGAGGTTCTTCGGCTCGACGCGGTGGCAGGCCTACTTCGTCGAGGCGGTCATCGCCGTCGTCATCGTGTGCGTCCTGGCCCTGCGGGTGCTCGAGTACGCCTACTACGCCGGCGAGCCGGGACTTGCCCACCTCGCGACCCCCCTGCACTTCCCCCTCACCGCGTGGCTGGGGGAGCCGCTGGTCGGGGCGGGCCAGGCGGCTCTGGCCGACGCCATCACCGTCGTCTCGGCGGTGAAGATCGTCGTCTCCATGAGCTGGATGGTGGTCATCGGGCTGCAACCGTCCATGGGGGTGGCGTGGCACCGGTTCCTCGCCGTCGTCAACGTCTACGCCCGGCGCGAGCCCGACGGCGGTCCCGCCCTGGGACCGGCGCAGCCCCTGCTCGTGGGCGGCGCGCCGCTCGACGTCACCGCCCTGGACGACCTGCCGGAGGACGTCACGCTCGGTGTGGGGCACGTCGAGGAGTTCACCTGGAAGGGCCTGCTCGACTTCTCCACCTGCACCGAGTGCGGCCGCTGCCAGGACCAGTGCCCGGCCTGGAACACCGGCAAGCCGCTGTCCCCGAAGCTGTTCACCCTCGCCCTGCGCGACCACGCGACCGCCGCCGCCCCGTTCCTCCGCGCCGCGGCCACGGCACGTCCTGCCACGCCGGACGCCGCACCGACCGCGGCCTCCCCCGAGGAGATCGGTGCGGCGGCGCTCGCCGGCCGCGACGGCTTCCGGCCGCACTCCGGTGACGTCCTCGGCGCCCTCACCGAGGCGGGCGCGACCGGTCCGGGTGGCGTCTCCCCCGTCCCGTCCGACCTCGTCCCGGACGTCATCGACCCGGACGTGCTGTGGGCGTGCACCACCTGCGGGGCCTGCGTGCACCAGTGCCCCGTGGACATCGAGCACGTCGACCACATCCTCGACCTGCGGCGTCACGAGGTCCTCATGGCATCCGCCTTCCCGGCCGAGCTCGGCGGCATGTTCCGCAAGCTCGAGTCGAAGGGCAACCCGTGGGGGCTCGCGCCGCGCAAGCGTCTCGAGTGGGCCAAGGGCCTACCGTTCGACGTCCCGGTCGTCGGCGCCGACGTCGAGAGCGCCGCCGAGGTGGACTACCTCTTCTGGGTCGGGTGCGCGGGCGCCTTCGAGGACCGGGCTCGCCGCACCACCCGGGCGGTCGCCGAGCTCCTGCACACGGCGGGGGTCAGCTTCGCCGTGCTGGGCGACGGCGAGACCTGCACCGGCGACCCCGCCCGGCGCTCGGGCAACGAGCTGCTGTTCCAGATGCTCGCCGCGCAGAACGTCGAGACCCTGGAGGAGGCCGGCGCCAGGCGCATCGTGGTGACCTGCGCGCACTGCTTCAACACCCTGGCCCGGGAGTACCCGCAGCTCGGCGGCCGCTACGAGGTGGTCCACCACACCCAGCTCCTCGACCGGCTCGTGCGCGAGGGCCGGCTGACCCCGGTCCCACCGGCCGCGGGTGAGGCGAGCCGGACGGTGACCTACCACGACCCCTGCTACCTCGGCCGGCACAACCAGGTCTACGCGCCGCCACGCGAGCTCCTCGGCGCGGTCCCCGGCCTGTCGCTGACCGAGATGCCGCGCTCGGGCGAGACGGCCATGTGCTGCGGTGGCGGCGGCGGACGGGTGTGGATGGAGGAGACGGTCGGCACGCGCATCTCCTCCGCGCGCGCGGGTGAGGCGGCGGCGACCGGCGCCACGGCGGTGGCGACCGCCTGCCCCTTCTGCACGACGATGCTCTCCGACGGTGCCGCCGCCAACGGCGACGACGTCGAGGTCCTCGACGTCGCCCAGCTGCTGCTCGCGGCGGTCCGCAGGGGCGACCCCGCCCCCGCCGACTGA
- a CDS encoding phage holin family protein, whose product MSTVPGPTSAVPASDPANASVGEIIGRVSEDLSTLIRQEMALAKAEAAESAKKAGKGAGLFGGAGVAGHFVLLFLSLALWWGLGALIGDGGAEPALGWSGLIVAVLWGIVAAVLALQGKKNVKQVEGLPQTTDTVKKIPTALKGQER is encoded by the coding sequence ATGAGCACCGTCCCCGGACCCACGTCCGCCGTCCCCGCGAGCGACCCGGCGAACGCCTCCGTGGGCGAGATCATCGGCCGGGTGAGCGAGGACCTGTCCACGCTCATCCGCCAGGAGATGGCGCTCGCCAAGGCAGAGGCCGCGGAGTCGGCCAAGAAGGCCGGGAAGGGCGCCGGCCTGTTCGGCGGCGCCGGAGTCGCCGGGCACTTCGTCCTGCTGTTCCTCTCCCTGGCCCTCTGGTGGGGCCTGGGGGCACTGATCGGTGACGGCGGCGCCGAGCCCGCCCTGGGCTGGTCCGGCCTGATCGTCGCCGTCCTCTGGGGGATCGTCGCCGCGGTCCTCGCCCTCCAGGGCAAGAAGAACGTCAAGCAGGTCGAGGGACTCCCCCAGACGACCGACACGGTGAAGAAGATCCCGACCGCCCTCAAGGGACAGGAGCGATGA
- a CDS encoding Na+/H+ antiporter subunit E, which produces MSSDAPAPGAPNADAPAPDAPAPVGPARRTLPRRPRLRPRTSWGALAWLTGVWVLLWGDLTVANAVAGLIVALVVTWLAPLPRAPFDGRFRPGGVLRLVVRFAADVVVASVQIAWMVLRRHHPTGAVIRVQLRSHSDTYLAATAGMVSLVPGSIVVEAHRLTGTLYIHVFDVDLAGGLESAHRSVLEQEERLLRAFASRDQLADAGYAPGPSARAGRLGAPR; this is translated from the coding sequence GTGAGCTCCGACGCGCCTGCCCCCGGCGCCCCGAACGCCGACGCCCCGGCCCCTGACGCGCCTGCCCCCGTCGGGCCGGCCCGGCGAACCCTCCCGCGCCGGCCGCGCCTGCGCCCGCGGACGTCGTGGGGTGCGCTGGCGTGGCTGACGGGCGTGTGGGTGCTCCTGTGGGGCGACCTCACGGTCGCCAACGCCGTCGCAGGTCTCATCGTCGCGCTGGTGGTCACGTGGCTGGCCCCGCTGCCGCGGGCACCGTTCGACGGGCGGTTCCGCCCCGGCGGGGTGCTGCGGCTCGTCGTCCGGTTCGCGGCCGACGTCGTCGTGGCGTCGGTGCAGATCGCGTGGATGGTGCTGCGCCGCCACCACCCCACGGGTGCGGTCATCCGGGTGCAGCTGCGCTCGCACTCCGACACCTACCTCGCGGCCACGGCCGGCATGGTCTCCCTCGTGCCCGGCTCGATCGTCGTCGAGGCCCACCGGCTCACCGGGACGCTGTACATCCACGTCTTCGACGTCGACCTCGCCGGCGGCCTCGAGAGCGCCCACCGCTCCGTGCTCGAGCAGGAGGAGCGGCTGCTGCGCGCCTTCGCCTCGCGTGACCAGCTCGCCGACGCCGGGTACGCGCCCGGGCCGTCCGCGCGCGCCGGACGACTGGGGGCGCCGCGATGA
- a CDS encoding Na+/H+ antiporter subunit A, with product MLQLLAIHLVAALLAPPLVAWLGRRAFLVLAAAPASAAVWAAAVSGRVLAGDHPEQVVAWVPSLQLELAFRLDTLSWLMTLVVGGVGALVLVYSAAYFSRSAHALGRFAAVFVAFAGSMLGLVTTDDTLMLYVFWELTTVTSFLLIGHYHDRQSSRRAALQAIMVTTFGGLAMLAGLIILGESRGGSYRLGDLVATAAAGELGVGAHPALVPTAVGLLLLGAATKSALVPFHFWLPAAMAAPTPVSAYLHAAAMVKAGIYLVARFAPGVADLAIWRWTIVVVGLATLVVGGYRALRQYDLKLVLAFGTVSQLGLVVVLVGHGDAAVALAGLAMLLAHALFKSALFLVVGVVDWALGTRDLRKISGLWRRTPVLAAAGALAAASMAGLPPTAGYVAKEAALEGLVHRGAPVDWVVLVGVAAGSALTVAYSLRLWWGAFADKPGVEAAEPQKTSRLIMAAPVLLAAAGVVVGLVPGLVERHLAPHAGTYPGEEGHLTLWGGLGVPLATTVAILATGAALFLAREPVERFQRSFRDLEGAEGAYRRILRTLDNLAADVTAWTQRGSLPAYLSIILLTTVVLAGGAATLGGDTWPAAFRAWDNPLQAVVAVVVAVASVLAARARRRLKAVVLLGVAGYGIALLYELHGAPDLALTQVLVETVTLVVFVLVLRRLPAYFSNRPLAASRWWRAGIGALAGVTVAGLGVLAAGARVHEPVSVDFPAEAFEFGYGKNIVNVTLVDIRAWDTMGEISVVVVAATGVASLIFLRARSGRIDRARNAGGRRPDGPAVWGGGRPDQAAELRRPRPGGAEVRAPGRGRTWLAGDATLAPQRRSVIFEIGTRLVFHTLLVFSLFLLFSGHNAPGGGFAGGLVAGVALIVRYLAGGRYELGEAAPVHPGLLLGGGLFLSAGAGAVPLLFGGTVLETTIVDVVLPVFGPVHLATALFFDTGVYLVVVGLVLDVLRSLGAEVDRQGEIEGNQAPDVAFDDPAQLADDALPARDDRAEVPEALPGGRR from the coding sequence ATGCTGCAGCTGCTGGCGATCCACCTGGTCGCCGCGCTGCTCGCGCCCCCGCTCGTGGCCTGGCTGGGCCGGCGGGCGTTCCTCGTCCTCGCCGCGGCGCCCGCGTCGGCGGCCGTGTGGGCGGCGGCCGTGTCCGGGCGGGTGCTGGCGGGCGACCACCCCGAGCAGGTGGTCGCGTGGGTGCCGAGCCTGCAGCTCGAGCTGGCGTTCCGGCTGGACACCCTGTCGTGGCTGATGACGCTCGTCGTCGGGGGCGTCGGGGCGCTCGTCCTGGTCTACTCGGCCGCCTACTTCTCCCGGTCCGCGCACGCGCTGGGCCGCTTCGCCGCCGTGTTCGTCGCGTTCGCCGGGTCGATGCTCGGCCTGGTCACCACCGACGACACCCTCATGCTGTACGTGTTCTGGGAGCTGACCACGGTCACCTCCTTCCTCCTCATCGGGCACTACCACGACCGGCAGTCCTCCCGGCGGGCGGCGCTGCAGGCGATCATGGTCACCACCTTCGGCGGCCTGGCCATGCTCGCCGGCCTCATCATCCTCGGCGAGAGCCGCGGCGGCTCCTACCGGCTCGGCGACCTCGTCGCGACGGCCGCCGCGGGCGAGCTGGGGGTCGGCGCGCACCCGGCGCTGGTGCCGACCGCCGTCGGGCTCCTCCTGCTCGGCGCGGCGACGAAGTCGGCGCTGGTGCCCTTCCACTTCTGGCTACCGGCGGCGATGGCCGCCCCGACGCCGGTCAGCGCGTACCTCCACGCCGCCGCCATGGTCAAGGCCGGCATCTACCTCGTCGCCCGGTTCGCCCCGGGGGTGGCAGACCTGGCCATCTGGCGCTGGACGATCGTGGTGGTGGGGCTCGCGACCCTGGTCGTCGGCGGGTACCGGGCGCTGCGCCAGTACGACCTCAAGCTGGTCCTCGCCTTCGGTACCGTCTCCCAGCTCGGCCTCGTCGTCGTCCTCGTGGGCCACGGCGACGCCGCCGTCGCCCTGGCGGGGCTCGCGATGCTGCTCGCGCACGCCCTGTTCAAGTCCGCCCTGTTCCTCGTCGTCGGCGTGGTCGACTGGGCGCTGGGGACCCGCGACCTGCGCAAGATCTCGGGCCTGTGGCGCCGCACGCCCGTCCTGGCGGCCGCCGGTGCGCTCGCCGCCGCCTCCATGGCGGGCCTGCCCCCGACGGCCGGCTACGTGGCCAAGGAGGCCGCGCTCGAGGGGCTGGTCCACCGCGGCGCACCGGTCGACTGGGTCGTGCTCGTCGGCGTCGCCGCCGGGTCGGCCCTGACCGTGGCGTACTCGCTGCGCCTGTGGTGGGGCGCCTTCGCCGACAAGCCCGGTGTCGAGGCGGCGGAGCCGCAGAAGACCTCTCGGCTCATCATGGCGGCGCCGGTGCTGCTCGCGGCCGCCGGCGTCGTCGTGGGCCTGGTGCCCGGGCTCGTCGAGCGCCACCTCGCCCCGCACGCCGGCACCTACCCCGGCGAGGAGGGCCACCTCACGCTGTGGGGCGGCCTGGGCGTACCGCTGGCCACCACCGTGGCGATCCTCGCCACCGGCGCGGCGCTGTTCCTCGCGCGCGAGCCCGTCGAGCGGTTCCAGCGCTCCTTCCGCGACCTCGAGGGCGCCGAGGGCGCCTACCGCCGGATCCTGCGCACCCTGGACAACCTCGCGGCCGACGTCACCGCCTGGACCCAGCGCGGCTCCCTGCCGGCGTACCTCTCGATCATCCTCCTCACCACGGTCGTGCTCGCGGGCGGTGCCGCGACCCTCGGTGGTGACACCTGGCCGGCGGCGTTCCGGGCGTGGGACAACCCGTTGCAGGCCGTGGTCGCGGTCGTCGTCGCCGTCGCGTCGGTCCTGGCCGCCCGCGCCCGCCGCCGTCTCAAGGCCGTCGTCCTGCTCGGCGTGGCCGGGTACGGCATCGCCCTGCTCTACGAGCTCCACGGCGCCCCTGACCTCGCGCTGACCCAGGTGCTCGTCGAGACGGTCACCCTCGTCGTCTTCGTCCTGGTGCTGCGGCGCCTGCCGGCCTACTTCTCCAACCGGCCCCTCGCGGCGTCGCGGTGGTGGCGTGCCGGGATCGGCGCGCTCGCCGGCGTCACCGTGGCGGGCCTGGGCGTCCTGGCCGCCGGCGCCCGCGTCCACGAGCCCGTCTCGGTGGACTTCCCGGCGGAGGCGTTCGAGTTCGGCTACGGCAAGAACATCGTCAACGTCACCCTCGTCGACATCCGCGCCTGGGACACCATGGGTGAGATCTCCGTGGTGGTCGTGGCCGCGACCGGCGTCGCGTCCCTGATCTTCCTCCGCGCCCGCAGCGGCCGGATCGACCGCGCCCGGAACGCCGGGGGGCGGCGCCCCGACGGCCCGGCGGTGTGGGGCGGCGGGCGGCCCGACCAGGCCGCCGAGCTGCGCCGCCCGCGCCCCGGCGGCGCGGAGGTCCGTGCGCCGGGACGCGGTCGGACGTGGCTCGCGGGGGACGCCACCCTCGCCCCCCAGCGCCGGTCCGTCATCTTCGAGATCGGGACCCGGCTGGTCTTCCACACCCTCCTGGTGTTCTCCCTCTTCCTGCTCTTCTCCGGTCACAACGCCCCCGGCGGCGGGTTCGCCGGCGGCCTGGTCGCGGGCGTCGCGCTCATCGTGCGCTACCTCGCCGGCGGGCGGTACGAGCTCGGCGAGGCCGCCCCGGTCCATCCCGGTCTCCTCCTCGGCGGGGGGCTGTTCCTCTCCGCCGGCGCCGGCGCCGTGCCCCTGCTCTTCGGCGGCACCGTCCTGGAGACGACGATCGTCGACGTCGTCCTGCCGGTCTTCGGCCCCGTGCACCTGGCCACCGCCCTCTTCTTCGACACCGGCGTCTACCTCGTGGTCGTCGGGCTCGTCCTGGACGTCCTGCGCTCGCTCGGCGCCGAGGTCGACCGGCAGGGGGAGATCGAGGGCAACCAGGCGCCCGACGTCGCCTTCGACGACCCCGCCCAGCTCGCCGACGACGCGCTGCCCGCCCGCGACGACCGCGCCGAGGTGCCCGAGGCGCTGCCGGGAGGACGGCGATGA
- a CDS encoding Na(+)/H(+) antiporter subunit C produces MIDLTPSAALVLLVAVLVGTGVYLILERSLSRVIIGVALISNGINVLMLIAGGRAGGPPLIGETAPEDMSDPLPQAMVLTAIVITLGMTAFLLAMAYRSWQLNGHDEVQDDLEDRRIARRAARDEVSARATDDAGSTLAEDAAVTRDETAVLGGEHAPSGHHAPALAADDEEAR; encoded by the coding sequence ATGATCGACCTGACCCCCTCCGCCGCCCTCGTGCTGCTCGTCGCCGTCCTCGTCGGGACCGGCGTCTACCTCATCCTCGAGCGCTCGCTCTCCCGGGTCATCATCGGCGTGGCCCTGATCTCCAACGGGATCAACGTCCTCATGCTCATCGCCGGCGGCCGCGCGGGCGGCCCGCCGCTCATCGGGGAGACCGCCCCGGAGGACATGTCCGACCCGCTGCCCCAGGCGATGGTCCTCACGGCGATCGTCATCACCCTGGGGATGACGGCCTTCCTCCTCGCCATGGCCTACCGCTCCTGGCAGCTCAACGGCCACGACGAGGTCCAGGACGACCTCGAGGACCGCCGCATCGCGCGTCGCGCCGCCCGCGACGAGGTCTCCGCCCGCGCGACCGACGACGCCGGCTCCACCCTCGCCGAGGACGCCGCGGTCACGCGCGACGAGACCGCCGTCCTCGGCGGCGAGCACGCCCCGAGCGGGCACCACGCCCCGGCCCTCGCCGCGGACGACGAGGAGGCGCGATGA